The following are from one region of the Arcobacter defluvii genome:
- a CDS encoding ATP-binding protein, which produces MDSTIDYEKLKLFYIGKQKVENSFVPLVYKNKDLLTHAAIIGMTGSGKTGLGISLLEEAAIDNIPSIIIDPKGDMTNLLLTFPNLQGSDFEPWIEEQDAQNNGQTLKEFAINTANLWKTGLENDFQNSSRIEKLKNSADFTIYTPGSDAGVQISILSSFKAPSKEVLEDNDLLISLVNSTVSSILSLIAEQNDSSSKESILISSIFMNYFTQSKDLTLEELITLIVTPPFAKIGIFDLETFFAQSERLKLALKLNTIIANPSFKTWIEGETLDISNLLYDENGKAKVSIFSIAHLNDSQRMFFVSLLLNQMVSWMRRQEGTTSLKALLYMDEIFGYFPPNANPPSKQPMLTLLKQARSFGIGIILSTQNPVDIDYKGLANIGTWFIGRLQTKQDKEKVIDGLSSANEGNLDKDEIMNLISSLEKRNFILKNINENGIKIFQTRWALSYLKGPIPKDGIKKLMSNKRTNSSSKKEEKNEDTITQINIEKGISKPIITSNLNEKYLYGSQNSAYYLQPYLICSCDIHYINSTKNIDLETTETCKIYLDEEMKNINFDEKEEVENSNFETKERPNSHYYELPTFIQSEKELKTIEKDFVDYIYRNSKLTLYKNDELKLTSKQNESLGDFKIRLQDRLNEKIDLEVEKLQTKFQKENDSIENKLSKLYEKLEREEQQATSTTTDTIISIGTSILGAFFGKSSTATTLGKVATSARGATKILKEKNDVKYVQNEINQLEEQRNSLKTMLENEIEKINSTNLSSNFPIEELFIKPKRSDIYNVKLELLWQEQL; this is translated from the coding sequence ATGGATAGTACAATTGACTATGAAAAGTTAAAACTTTTTTATATAGGAAAACAAAAAGTTGAAAATAGTTTTGTTCCTTTAGTCTATAAAAACAAAGATTTATTAACACATGCTGCAATTATTGGTATGACAGGAAGTGGAAAAACTGGACTTGGTATTTCCTTATTAGAAGAAGCTGCTATTGATAATATTCCTTCAATTATTATTGACCCAAAAGGTGATATGACAAACTTACTTCTTACTTTTCCAAATCTACAAGGAAGTGATTTTGAACCTTGGATTGAAGAACAAGATGCTCAAAATAATGGACAAACGTTAAAAGAATTTGCAATAAACACTGCAAATCTTTGGAAAACTGGACTTGAAAATGATTTTCAAAACTCTTCAAGAATTGAAAAATTAAAAAATTCTGCTGATTTTACTATCTATACTCCAGGAAGCGATGCAGGTGTTCAAATATCAATTTTATCATCATTTAAAGCTCCTTCAAAAGAGGTTTTAGAAGATAATGATTTATTAATTTCACTTGTAAATTCAACTGTTTCATCTATTTTATCTTTAATTGCAGAACAAAATGATTCATCTTCAAAAGAATCAATATTAATTTCTTCAATTTTTATGAACTATTTTACTCAAAGTAAAGATTTAACTTTAGAAGAACTAATTACTTTGATAGTTACTCCACCATTTGCAAAAATTGGAATTTTTGATTTAGAGACATTTTTTGCTCAAAGTGAGAGATTAAAACTTGCACTGAAATTAAACACAATTATTGCAAATCCATCTTTTAAAACTTGGATAGAGGGTGAAACTTTAGATATTTCAAACCTACTTTATGATGAAAATGGAAAAGCTAAAGTTTCTATTTTTTCAATTGCGCATCTAAACGATAGCCAAAGAATGTTTTTTGTAAGTCTTCTTTTAAATCAAATGGTTTCTTGGATGAGAAGACAAGAGGGAACTACTTCACTTAAAGCCCTACTTTATATGGATGAAATTTTTGGATATTTCCCACCAAATGCAAATCCACCATCAAAACAACCAATGCTTACTCTTCTAAAACAAGCTAGAAGTTTTGGTATTGGAATTATTTTATCTACTCAAAATCCTGTTGATATTGATTATAAAGGTCTAGCAAATATTGGAACTTGGTTTATAGGAAGACTTCAAACAAAACAAGATAAAGAAAAAGTAATAGATGGATTAAGTAGTGCAAATGAAGGAAATTTAGATAAAGATGAGATAATGAATCTTATATCTAGTCTTGAAAAAAGAAATTTTATTCTTAAAAATATAAATGAAAATGGAATAAAAATCTTTCAAACTAGATGGGCTTTATCTTATCTAAAAGGTCCTATTCCAAAAGATGGAATAAAAAAACTAATGAGTAATAAAAGAACTAATTCATCTTCTAAAAAAGAAGAAAAAAATGAAGATACAATTACTCAAATAAATATAGAAAAAGGGATTTCTAAACCTATAATTACATCAAATCTAAATGAAAAATATCTTTATGGTTCTCAAAATAGTGCTTATTATTTACAACCTTATTTAATTTGTTCTTGTGATATTCATTATATAAATAGCACTAAAAATATAGATTTAGAAACAACAGAAACTTGCAAAATATATCTTGATGAAGAAATGAAAAATATAAACTTTGATGAAAAAGAAGAAGTAGAAAACTCTAATTTTGAAACAAAAGAGAGACCAAATTCACACTATTATGAATTACCAACTTTTATTCAAAGTGAAAAAGAGTTAAAAACTATTGAAAAAGATTTTGTTGATTATATATATAGAAATTCTAAACTTACACTTTATAAAAATGATGAGTTAAAACTTACTTCAAAACAAAATGAAAGTTTAGGTGATTTTAAAATTAGATTACAAGATAGATTAAATGAAAAAATTGATTTAGAAGTTGAAAAACTTCAAACAAAATTTCAAAAAGAGAATGACTCAATAGAAAATAAATTATCAAAACTTTATGAGAAACTTGAACGAGAAGAACAACAAGCAACATCAACAACAACTGATACAATAATTTCAATAGGAACTTCAATCTTAGGTGCATTTTTTGGAAAAAGTTCAACAGCAACAACTCTTGGAAAAGTAGCAACCAGTGCAAGAGGAGCTACAAAAATCTTAAAAGAAAAAAATGATGTTAAATATGTACAAAATGAAATAAATCAATTAGAAGAACAAAGAAACAGTTTAAAAACAATGCTTGAAAATGAAATTGAAAAAATCAACTCTACTAATTTAAGTTCAAATTTTCCAATCGAAGAGTTATTTATAAAACCAAAAAGAAGTGATATTTACAATGTTAAGTTAGAACTTTTATGGCAGGAACAATTATGA
- a CDS encoding CNNM domain-containing protein codes for MEILILLFIAVIGTSFLCSILESILLSTNVSYISVLEKNNPTAGKLLKKLKTDIDKSIASILILNTIANTLGATAIGVQAQNVFEGNSSLVMIVSIVLTFMILFFAEIIPKTIGAVYWKQLAPYAPRIINFFIFITYPIIIITQFVTNKIGKESNDSISREELIHSTLLSEEEGIIGDLESQIIENTLTLNSIKLKDILTPRSVVYAIEKNSLIKDIVEDKRTFKFSRVPVYEGNIDNIVGIVLTKKIFKQALTEGDKNLEDIMKPVFSLHQNIHVAKALNMFIQKKEHMFIVHDSYNQTEGIVTLEDCIETLLGLEIMDELDTTADMRKLALNKMKAKRKEKEKIQENTQENNK; via the coding sequence ATGGAAATTTTAATCTTACTATTTATTGCTGTTATTGGTACATCATTTTTATGTTCTATTTTAGAATCTATTCTTTTATCCACAAATGTTTCTTATATTTCAGTTTTAGAAAAAAATAATCCTACTGCTGGAAAATTATTAAAAAAATTAAAAACAGATATTGATAAATCTATTGCTTCAATTCTTATTTTAAACACTATAGCAAATACTTTAGGAGCAACTGCAATTGGAGTTCAAGCTCAAAATGTTTTTGAAGGAAATAGTAGTTTAGTTATGATTGTTTCAATTGTTTTAACATTTATGATTCTATTTTTTGCTGAAATTATTCCAAAAACAATTGGAGCAGTTTATTGGAAGCAATTAGCTCCTTATGCACCAAGAATTATAAACTTTTTTATTTTTATTACTTATCCAATTATTATAATAACTCAATTCGTTACTAATAAAATTGGAAAAGAATCAAATGATTCTATTTCAAGAGAAGAGTTAATCCACTCTACACTTTTAAGTGAAGAAGAAGGAATTATTGGAGATTTAGAATCTCAAATAATAGAAAATACACTTACTTTAAATAGTATAAAGTTAAAAGATATTTTAACTCCTCGTTCTGTTGTTTATGCAATAGAAAAAAATAGTTTAATAAAAGATATTGTAGAAGATAAAAGAACATTTAAATTTTCAAGAGTTCCCGTATATGAAGGTAATATTGACAATATTGTAGGAATTGTTTTAACTAAAAAAATTTTTAAACAAGCTTTAACAGAAGGTGATAAAAATCTTGAAGATATTATGAAACCTGTTTTTTCACTTCATCAAAATATACATGTTGCAAAAGCTTTGAATATGTTCATTCAAAAAAAAGAGCATATGTTTATTGTTCATGATTCATACAATCAAACAGAAGGAATTGTAACTTTGGAAGATTGTATTGAGACTTTACTTGGTTTAGAAATTATGGATGAATTAGACACAACAGCTGATATGAGAAAGCTTGCACTTAATAAAATGAAAGCAAAGAGAAAAGAAAAAGAGAAAATTCAAGAAAATACTCAAGAAAATAATAAATAG